The proteins below come from a single Vampirovibrio chlorellavorus genomic window:
- a CDS encoding Hsp20/alpha crystallin family protein, giving the protein MSILKWTTPIEEMNLLRRELEGFLNTPGYSGNSSDFNPPVEVVETETHYQVRILLPGLPADQISEHVHLDATPKTLAVSGEMHPRELQPGEKVLVNQFRHGQFFKQLSFPDGVDHERIEAAYKNGVLEISLPKALAVQKRSIQIQTS; this is encoded by the coding sequence ATGAGCATTTTAAAGTGGACAACACCCATTGAAGAAATGAACCTGCTTCGCCGGGAATTGGAAGGTTTTTTGAATACACCCGGCTATTCCGGCAACAGTTCTGACTTTAACCCACCGGTAGAAGTGGTGGAAACCGAAACCCATTATCAGGTGCGTATCCTGTTACCGGGCTTACCCGCCGATCAGATCTCAGAGCATGTGCATCTGGATGCCACCCCAAAAACCTTGGCGGTTTCCGGTGAAATGCATCCACGAGAATTGCAGCCGGGCGAAAAAGTATTGGTCAACCAGTTCCGCCACGGCCAGTTCTTCAAGCAACTCAGCTTTCCGGACGGTGTGGATCACGAGCGTATTGAAGCCGCTTACAAAAACGGCGTTCTGGAAATCAGTTTGCCCAAAGCCTTAGCGGTTCAAAAACGAAGCATCCAGATTCAAACCAGTTAA
- a CDS encoding type II secretion system protein — translation MVATHQPRGFSLVEILITLAIMGVVATFAIPKVLDSRNSNTNLSARQTTMAREVAFMIMNAYEQYKAANNTVPANLKASDLTPYMNYVSVLPTTTQLDSHANTGGIISTCTGGTGSSQIGVCLRLHNGGALWAGSSTHFGGTTPRNVVFFRFDPNATYEGAVNDAPGMGMQMALYYDGSIRSRRQLKSATTYYHIPSNSYPVDGSVATADPSWFTGF, via the coding sequence ATGGTCGCTACCCACCAACCCCGTGGCTTTTCTCTGGTGGAAATACTGATTACCCTGGCCATTATGGGGGTAGTGGCCACCTTTGCCATTCCTAAAGTGCTGGATTCCCGCAATAGCAACACCAACCTCAGCGCCCGGCAAACCACCATGGCCCGGGAAGTGGCCTTTATGATCATGAACGCCTACGAGCAGTACAAAGCCGCTAATAACACCGTTCCTGCTAACCTGAAAGCCAGCGACCTGACCCCCTACATGAATTATGTTTCCGTTTTGCCCACCACCACGCAACTGGATAGCCATGCCAATACCGGCGGGATAATCTCCACGTGTACGGGCGGAACCGGATCCAGCCAAATTGGGGTTTGTTTGCGCCTGCACAATGGTGGCGCTTTGTGGGCGGGTTCAAGTACTCATTTTGGGGGCACAACGCCACGGAATGTAGTGTTTTTCAGGTTCGATCCCAATGCCACCTATGAAGGGGCGGTGAATGACGCCCCCGGCATGGGCATGCAAATGGCCCTGTATTACGATGGCAGTATTCGTTCCCGACGGCAATTAAAGTCAGCTACCACGTATTATCACATTCCTTCAAACTCTTATCCTGTGGATGGATCAGTCGCTACAGCCGATCCTTCCTGGTTTACCGGCTTCTAA
- a CDS encoding DegT/DnrJ/EryC1/StrS family aminotransferase, with product MIPILNLTRQYEQLKDRIDQALIQVAASGHYILGPEVTAFEQEMADYLKVKHVIGCANGTDALFLALKALKIGPGDEVITTPFSYMATSESIVRAEAKPVFVDIDADTMNFNISRLEAAITPHTKAILPVHIFGQSVDMDAVRALAEKHGLAIVEDCAQAIGSHFKNQKVGTIGDIGCFSFFPSKNLGAFGDGGMCTTNDDRLVERLRMLRVHGSRKRYYHEEPGLNSRLDEIQAAILRVKLPHIDEWNHARQAVAHRYDTLLAPLAEWIQTPRRAENSGHVFHQYTIQLKGPHPAQLREQIQQRLQAAQVQSMIYYPVPLYKQQTHASLNLNPADFPVCEEISNRVLSLPMFPELRLDEQEQVVQALTAALKAQPVPA from the coding sequence TTGATTCCCATTCTCAATTTGACCCGTCAGTACGAACAGCTCAAGGACAGGATTGATCAGGCCCTGATTCAGGTGGCCGCCTCTGGTCACTACATTCTGGGGCCCGAAGTGACAGCCTTTGAGCAGGAAATGGCTGATTACCTGAAAGTTAAACATGTCATCGGTTGCGCCAACGGCACCGACGCCCTGTTTTTGGCCCTGAAAGCCCTTAAAATCGGGCCGGGGGATGAAGTCATCACCACCCCTTTCAGCTATATGGCCACCTCCGAATCCATTGTGCGGGCCGAAGCCAAACCGGTGTTTGTGGATATTGACGCCGACACCATGAACTTCAATATCTCTCGGCTGGAAGCGGCCATTACCCCCCATACCAAGGCCATCTTGCCGGTGCATATCTTCGGTCAGTCCGTAGATATGGACGCGGTTCGCGCCCTGGCCGAAAAACACGGGCTGGCCATTGTTGAGGATTGCGCGCAGGCCATTGGCTCCCACTTCAAAAATCAAAAAGTGGGTACCATCGGAGACATCGGCTGCTTCAGCTTCTTCCCCTCAAAAAACCTGGGGGCCTTTGGCGATGGCGGCATGTGTACCACCAACGATGACCGGCTGGTCGAGCGTCTGCGCATGCTGCGGGTACACGGCAGCCGTAAGCGTTACTATCACGAGGAACCGGGTCTGAACAGCCGTCTGGATGAGATTCAGGCCGCCATCTTGCGAGTCAAGTTACCCCACATTGATGAGTGGAATCACGCCAGACAGGCGGTGGCCCATCGCTACGATACCTTGCTGGCCCCGTTGGCGGAGTGGATTCAGACACCCCGCCGGGCTGAAAACAGCGGGCACGTCTTTCATCAGTATACCATTCAGCTCAAAGGGCCCCATCCCGCCCAGCTGCGGGAGCAAATCCAGCAGCGCTTACAGGCCGCCCAGGTGCAAAGTATGATTTACTACCCGGTGCCCCTGTACAAGCAGCAGACACACGCCAGCTTGAACCTGAATCCTGCCGACTTCCCGGTTTGCGAGGAGATCAGCAATCGGGTGCTGTCCCTGCCCATGTTCCCGGAATTGCGTCTGGACGAGCAAGAGCAAGTGGTACAAGCGTTGACCGCCGCCCTGAAAGCCCAACCGGTTCCGGCTTAA
- the queA gene encoding tRNA preQ1(34) S-adenosylmethionine ribosyltransferase-isomerase QueA, protein MIPSTSPLDLSYGMFDEARSGLHLDDYDYPLPEALIARYPLPQRDESRMMVVNRATGEIAHHTFRDLPQFLQPGDLLALNNTKVLPARFYGHRQGLTGRVEILMLHPEGDASGQIWSALMRPARKLKPGTIVEFPNTRATMEVLAVGDRGCCRVRVHPAEHGDVATLMERVGLMPIPPYLRRDAEESDKERYQTVFAKVPGAQAAPTASLHFTPQILEQLRQQGVQQTEVTLSVSSGTFRTVEADDIREHAMDAEAYTIPEAAAMAVQAVRQRGGRILAVGTTVAKTLETSASEHQGAVVPCTGWSKLYIYPGFQFQVVDSLLTNFHLPKSTLLMMISAFSGRKNMIAAYRAALEESYRFYSYGDCMLIL, encoded by the coding sequence ATGATCCCTTCCACCTCGCCCCTTGACTTGAGCTACGGCATGTTTGATGAGGCTCGCAGTGGCCTGCATCTGGATGACTACGATTATCCGCTGCCAGAGGCCCTGATTGCCCGCTATCCACTGCCCCAGCGGGATGAGTCCCGCATGATGGTGGTCAACCGGGCCACCGGAGAGATTGCCCATCACACCTTTCGGGACTTGCCCCAATTTTTGCAGCCGGGCGATTTGCTGGCCCTGAATAACACCAAGGTCTTACCGGCCCGCTTTTACGGGCACCGGCAGGGCCTGACCGGCCGGGTGGAGATTTTGATGCTACACCCGGAAGGCGACGCCAGCGGGCAAATCTGGAGCGCCCTGATGCGTCCGGCTCGCAAGCTGAAGCCGGGCACCATTGTGGAATTCCCCAACACCCGGGCCACTATGGAAGTGCTGGCCGTAGGCGATCGGGGTTGCTGCCGGGTGCGGGTGCATCCCGCCGAGCATGGGGATGTAGCCACCCTGATGGAGCGGGTGGGCCTGATGCCCATTCCGCCTTATCTGCGCCGGGACGCTGAAGAGAGTGACAAGGAACGCTATCAGACCGTGTTCGCCAAGGTACCGGGGGCCCAGGCCGCTCCTACGGCCAGCCTGCACTTTACCCCCCAGATTCTGGAGCAACTCCGGCAGCAGGGCGTGCAGCAAACCGAGGTCACCCTGTCCGTCAGTTCGGGCACCTTTCGCACGGTGGAAGCGGATGACATCCGGGAACACGCCATGGACGCCGAGGCTTACACCATCCCGGAAGCAGCCGCCATGGCCGTTCAGGCTGTCCGGCAGCGGGGCGGCCGTATTTTAGCCGTGGGCACCACGGTGGCCAAAACGCTGGAAACTTCCGCCAGTGAGCATCAGGGGGCAGTGGTTCCCTGCACCGGCTGGAGCAAGCTGTATATTTATCCCGGCTTTCAGTTTCAGGTCGTGGATAGCTTGCTGACCAACTTTCACTTGCCCAAGTCCACCTTGTTGATGATGATCAGCGCCTTTTCCGGGCGAAAAAACATGATTGCCGCCTACCGGGCCGCATTGGAGGAAAGCTACCGCTTTTACTCCTACGGCGATTGCATGCTGATTCTGTAA
- a CDS encoding matrixin family metalloprotease, with translation MKFWTAYFGLCLSSLIVLGGFGLRTAALAQQGTSYMTQASTGQEYDLHFGESWQSVRTFRLLAPLETPLKVYVETRPRKLSLYQADFKDYIEDSLQLWQKALQGRMQYQYTSNRAEADITIDWVGAFSEDSIAGLTTYRVGHADIEIRTVGIPPADIKGNILHEIGHALGISGHSDNPADMMVGVRKWHREGSHYQPKLSSRDVRAIQRLYSLQWKKGEDLYAASAQASDPIMGETLARRPPLDKPLVTEK, from the coding sequence ATGAAGTTCTGGACGGCCTACTTCGGGCTCTGCCTGTCGTCCCTGATTGTCTTGGGTGGCTTTGGTCTGCGAACGGCAGCATTGGCCCAGCAGGGAACATCCTATATGACCCAAGCCTCCACCGGGCAGGAGTATGACCTGCACTTTGGGGAAAGCTGGCAATCGGTGCGCACTTTTCGGTTGCTGGCCCCCCTGGAAACCCCATTGAAAGTGTACGTGGAGACCCGCCCCCGCAAGCTCTCCCTGTATCAGGCGGATTTCAAGGATTACATTGAAGACAGCCTGCAACTGTGGCAGAAGGCCCTGCAGGGCCGCATGCAGTACCAGTACACCTCCAACCGGGCCGAGGCTGACATCACCATCGATTGGGTGGGGGCCTTCAGTGAGGACAGCATCGCGGGACTGACCACTTACCGGGTGGGACACGCAGATATAGAAATCAGGACGGTGGGCATCCCCCCCGCCGATATCAAGGGCAACATTCTGCACGAGATAGGCCATGCCCTTGGCATTTCCGGGCACAGCGACAACCCGGCGGATATGATGGTGGGCGTTCGCAAGTGGCACCGCGAAGGGAGTCACTATCAACCGAAGCTGTCCAGTCGCGATGTTCGGGCCATCCAGCGCCTCTACAGCCTTCAGTGGAAAAAAGGCGAGGACTTATATGCCGCTTCCGCACAGGCCAGCGATCCCATTATGGGTGAGACCCTGGCCAGACGCCCACCACTGGACAAGCCACTGGTTACCGAAAAGTAA
- a CDS encoding metallophosphoesterase, which produces MHTSEQGGPASPEGSDCPPVEKLKAYIVSDVHLNNHPFDAAHLSENPRRRNFRLFLRRLNEELQANERIQLILNGDILDITGSWFESVMPWDGDRSRVLDTLNRLLLDIMENNLSTFEELRRLLRHPYAEIIYVFGNHDGMLQQYPESHAVVKTFLCPEAEGQSRIRFVPCYASEELDLYLEHGHLQDPFNRQCDQHEPPLGDVINVLIVNRFVELAVNRFREHGYSEPFITRIHSRLHDIEYLRPLALLPVWIQTIGYEYEGHPESRGKIMGVPDILMAVIAEILRDPDMVAYMTRRLQWPRPMLPLMVKLILRIPWILPVISFFTSKLMRRTHSNKYQYKAAQKIHREKGYRLIAFGHTHIPGVQPLSQSAYYFNTGSWKPVINLFKISKDPVELEYLNPDVQFNKVERSGILLIEKSDRSSPAEFSLQTIQSGLG; this is translated from the coding sequence ATGCACACATCGGAACAGGGAGGCCCGGCAAGCCCAGAGGGTTCAGACTGTCCGCCTGTGGAAAAACTGAAAGCCTATATTGTCAGCGACGTGCATTTGAATAACCACCCCTTTGACGCCGCCCATCTGTCAGAAAATCCCAGACGTCGAAATTTCAGACTTTTTTTAAGGCGCCTGAATGAGGAGTTGCAGGCCAATGAGCGCATTCAGCTCATTCTGAACGGGGATATCCTGGACATCACCGGCTCCTGGTTTGAGTCCGTCATGCCCTGGGATGGGGATCGTTCCCGGGTGCTGGACACCCTGAACCGGTTGCTGCTGGATATTATGGAAAACAACCTCAGCACCTTTGAAGAACTGAGAAGGTTGCTGCGGCATCCCTATGCCGAAATCATCTACGTGTTTGGCAACCACGATGGTATGCTGCAACAGTACCCGGAAAGCCACGCCGTGGTGAAAACCTTCTTATGCCCGGAAGCTGAAGGTCAGTCTCGCATCCGCTTTGTGCCCTGCTATGCCTCCGAGGAACTGGATCTCTACCTGGAGCATGGGCATTTGCAAGATCCCTTCAATCGCCAGTGCGATCAGCATGAACCGCCCCTGGGCGATGTCATCAACGTGCTGATCGTGAACCGGTTTGTGGAGCTGGCGGTCAATCGGTTCCGGGAGCATGGGTACTCCGAACCCTTTATTACCCGCATTCACAGCCGCCTGCATGATATTGAGTACCTGCGTCCGCTGGCTTTGCTGCCGGTGTGGATTCAGACCATTGGCTACGAGTATGAGGGCCACCCCGAGAGCCGGGGCAAGATCATGGGAGTGCCCGATATTCTAATGGCGGTCATTGCCGAAATTCTTCGAGACCCGGACATGGTGGCCTACATGACCCGTCGCTTGCAGTGGCCACGGCCCATGTTGCCCCTCATGGTCAAGCTGATTCTCAGGATTCCGTGGATTTTGCCCGTGATTTCCTTTTTCACCTCCAAACTCATGCGGCGCACCCACTCCAACAAGTACCAGTACAAAGCGGCCCAAAAAATTCACCGGGAAAAAGGGTATCGACTGATTGCCTTTGGACATACCCATATTCCGGGGGTGCAACCCCTCAGCCAAAGCGCTTATTACTTCAACACCGGCAGTTGGAAGCCGGTGATCAACCTGTTTAAAATCTCCAAGGACCCCGTGGAACTGGAGTACCTGAACCCGGACGTGCAGTTCAACAAGGTGGAGCGTTCCGGCATTTTACTGATTGAAAAATCGGATCGTTCCTCCCCGGCGGAATTTTCCCTGCAAACCATTCAAAGCGGGTTGGGATAG
- a CDS encoding acyltransferase, producing MRASIHSSAPDPYFEDRRASTAYVHESAYVDAPCHIGEHTAILHFTHVMAHAIIGNHCLIGRNVTIASGVLLGDGVRVMNSSQLNSGVILENEVYCGPCVVFAENRHVRAQPNNISRVSPTLVRQGAQLGPNSTVASGATIGSYAFVEAGTIVDRNIPDFAIAYGNPLRLAGWRCTCGQTLKIAPAAQDAQDVRCSYCSRRYIRQSQWKILQLTQGDTALDSHSQFDPSVRTAQGQD from the coding sequence ATGCGCGCAAGCATCCATTCCTCCGCCCCCGATCCATATTTTGAAGATCGCAGAGCCAGCACGGCCTACGTTCACGAATCCGCCTATGTGGATGCCCCCTGCCACATTGGCGAACATACGGCCATTCTCCACTTTACCCACGTGATGGCCCACGCCATCATCGGCAACCACTGCCTGATTGGCCGCAACGTGACTATCGCCTCCGGGGTTTTGCTGGGCGATGGCGTGCGGGTGATGAATAGCAGTCAGCTCAACAGCGGCGTCATTCTGGAAAACGAGGTGTATTGCGGTCCCTGCGTGGTTTTTGCCGAAAACCGGCACGTGCGGGCCCAGCCCAATAACATTTCCCGGGTAAGCCCCACGCTGGTGCGGCAAGGCGCTCAACTGGGGCCCAACAGCACGGTGGCCTCCGGTGCCACCATCGGCAGTTACGCCTTTGTTGAGGCGGGTACGATTGTCGATAGAAATATTCCCGACTTTGCGATAGCATACGGCAATCCACTCAGGCTTGCCGGTTGGCGTTGCACCTGCGGACAAACATTAAAAATCGCCCCTGCCGCTCAAGACGCTCAGGATGTGCGATGTTCGTACTGTAGCCGTCGCTATATCAGGCAGTCCCAATGGAAAATATTGCAGTTGACCCAGGGGGACACCGCGCTTGATTCCCATTCTCAATTTGACCCGTCAGTACGAACAGCTCAAGGACAGGATTGA
- the rpmB gene encoding 50S ribosomal protein L28 — MASVCEVCAKRRNKSNKVCFSNKHHRFFQYPNLQKCKVILPSGQHKTIKVCTSCIRANKIRRAVS, encoded by the coding sequence ATGGCCAGCGTTTGTGAAGTGTGCGCCAAGCGTCGCAACAAATCCAACAAAGTTTGCTTCTCCAACAAGCACCACCGCTTTTTCCAGTATCCCAACCTGCAAAAGTGCAAGGTCATTTTGCCCAGCGGCCAGCATAAAACCATCAAGGTTTGCACCAGCTGCATTCGGGCCAACAAAATTCGTCGCGCCGTCAGCTAG